The Spea bombifrons isolate aSpeBom1 chromosome 4, aSpeBom1.2.pri, whole genome shotgun sequence genome segment ttggaattgaTGTCCCGCTGAGCTTGATAGACCCTTTTGGAaacttggttgtttttttaaaggacgccgccatcttgtgtcaaaattggaaaaatagcTAAACTGGATTTTTGGGGGGGGACCAAAACTCTGTTTAACTTCAAGGTTCTCTGCATATGGTGTTCAGCTATTGTGAAGTCCTCAGTGTGCTGCATTGTGTCCCTAGCTCTGTGCTCCTGTCCCTTTGGTTCTCCTGTTTCCGACCCTTGGATTAACCTTTTGTCTGTTGCCTGCTATGTCAACTCTGGACTCTCTCtggattaaccctttggctGCTGCCTACCATACTTGCCAATGAACTAAGTTTGGCTCACTCACTGTTGACATTCTGCTGGTTTTTCAGAAGTGGTCAGAATGTGACCACTTAGATTGTCACATGAGAGCACTGGTTCAGTCTTATAGCATCTAGCGGTATCAGAGTAAACACAGTCAATGGGACGTTTGAAGTAAATCACCTTAAGACACCAACTGTGCATGATGGGGTTAACTTTCTAAGTGTTTGATGGCTGAAGAGATAAGATGGTACTGTGTATAAGGAATCCAGTTTTGCTGTTGCTAGACCCACCATGTAACAAGTCCTTTTACTGTTCTGCCCTCACAATGTCTTTATAGGGCAAGGTTTGGCAGACAGAGAGCAGCTTCTAAATAAAAGGAGGCATGGAGGACTATTTGGacgctttaaaaaaatctttataaaacTATACAAAATAAGAATTAGGAAAATATATTATCTGCACAAATTATTAGAACACATATGCATACAAACATGACTATTTAGTCTTGAGCCAATACGAATAAGGTCCTAGCTAGCCTAGATCAGGTCACTTTACTAACAGGGaatagtataaaaaaagcaTGAAACAGTACTGGTACAGAAACAGGTTAATAGAAACATGCTGCAATACATCATTTCTCCACTGGGTGGTAGTGTAAGGGTACAACCCAATATAGTACTATTTACAATATGTagacatatatacagatatcaGAACACACTGTCTttagcaaaaaaacccaacaacttCTAAATGAGATGTGATTATATGTTTATAACAAATTGAAATTGCCTCTGAAATGATGCAATTTGTCCCTTTGTTCATTGTCTACACAAGGGTCCTTCCCTGAAAACCTCTGTAGAATATCCATCCCTAGTGACCTCCTACAGAATATCTTGAAAaggtataaatatattcacagCGCACATAGACAGACTTCATGCATTTAAAATCCATCAGCAGGAGGCAGGTAAGCTCATTACTCAGAATCGTTAtggttttttattattgcctAAGAAGGATAAATGATTGATATTTTACAGATACTTTGGAACGCTACTTAATTAACTATTTTGCTATTTATTGACATATATTATCTATTTTCAACCTTTTTGGCTGATGACATACCCTGCTACTTTCAGCAAATTACaatgactttttttgtttgtttcagagaatattcatgcatttatttttacataaaaacatcttAGAGAATCTAATGAACAAGACAACAATCAATGAATTCCGGATTCTGGGATTTGAGAACATTCACAGCCTTAAAACCAtgctttttcttctgtttctaaTAATTTACATGTTAACATTATTTGCTAATTTCACAATCATATCGTTTGTCTCCATAAGTCACCATATGCATTCCccgatgtacttcttcctcagcCACCTGTCTCTCAATGACATCCTTCTCTCCACAACCATTCAACCTGAAATGCTGCAGATTATATTGAGAGAAGGAAGTTCTATATCCCAAGCTGGCTGCTTCACGCAATTCTACTTTTTCTCTGTGCCCACTGTTAACGAATGTCTCCTCCTCACCGTGATGTCCTACGATcggtatttggccatctgtaacCCATTGCGTTATTCCACAATCATGGACCTCAAACTTTGTATTCTTCTTGCAACTTTTTCTTGGGTATGTGGTTTAGTGTTTGCTTTCCCACATATTGTTCTTTTGTACAAGATGACATTTTGTGAGTCAAAtacaattaaccatttttattgtgacctTCCTCCACTTCTCAGACTTTCCTGTTCAGACA includes the following:
- the LOC128491720 gene encoding olfactory receptor 5V1-like, whose product is MNKTTINEFRILGFENIHSLKTMLFLLFLIIYMLTLFANFTIISFVSISHHMHSPMYFFLSHLSLNDILLSTTIQPEMLQIILREGSSISQAGCFTQFYFFSVPTVNECLLLTVMSYDRYLAICNPLRYSTIMDLKLCILLATFSWVCGLVFAFPHIVLLYKMTFCESNTINHFYCDLPPLLRLSCSDTSASETVNFFNSIPLVFLPFIFISLSYINIIVAILRISTSAGRQKAFSTCSSHLTVVCMYYGTLVFNYVIPSKGHYLGLQKMISVCYTIMTPLLNPLIYSVRNEEIKK